A single region of the Malaclemys terrapin pileata isolate rMalTer1 chromosome 4, rMalTer1.hap1, whole genome shotgun sequence genome encodes:
- the INS gene encoding insulin: MALWIRSLPLLALLALSGPPISHAAANQHLCGSHLVEALYLVCGERGFFYSPKARRDLEQPLVNGHLQNSVEELPFQQEYQQDKRGIVEQCCHNTCSLYQLENYCN; encoded by the exons ATGGCTCTCTGGATCCGATCACTGCCTCTCCTGGCCCTCCTTGCTCTTTCTGGCCCCCCTATCAGCCATGCTGCTGCCAACCAGCACCTCTGTGGCTCACACCTAGTGGAGGCCCTCTATCTGGTGTGTGGAGAACGGGGCTTCTTCTACTCTCCCAAAGCCCGACGGGACCTCGAGCAGCCCCTAG TGAATGGCCATCTGCAGAATTCAGTGGAAGAACTGCCATTCCAACAGGAATACCAGCAAGACAAGAGGGGAATCGTTGAGCAATGCTGCCATAACACCTGCTCCCTGTACCAGCTGGAAAACTACTGCAATTAG